A region from the Natronorubrum halophilum genome encodes:
- a CDS encoding M20 family metallopeptidase produces MTGTDTSSGDERVGDAEFDPVAFLETAVQFPSHEDIGPMREFLCETLEERGVTPRVDDAGNVLATRGPKAADTHLVLNTHIDTVSPHVPFERDANGPEAGGGDVICGRGSCDAKGPLAALLAAFFAVDPADATGRVTLAITPDEEVLSTGAYELISRGDSPTRDADAVIVGEPTNLDVCTAAKGRFQGTIHLAGANAHAAEPETGRNAIAALESVLEGIRTFGGREDAPPAHPQLGEATLTPTVVAGGEATNQVPADCALTVDRRSVPPETADGFHAALTDHLQAAVPDGIGLEFRFTDRETPFLEAWDTDPDAEVVDVLASASGGNVRSFAAATEASYFAPDAPTVVFGPGVLADSEGAVAHAPREYVTVSAVREAAAALEETVRSIVE; encoded by the coding sequence GTGACCGGGACTGATACGAGTTCCGGGGACGAACGCGTCGGCGACGCCGAATTCGATCCCGTCGCCTTCCTCGAGACGGCCGTTCAGTTCCCCTCTCACGAGGATATCGGCCCGATGCGGGAGTTTCTGTGCGAGACGCTCGAGGAGAGAGGCGTGACGCCCCGCGTCGACGACGCCGGGAACGTCCTGGCGACTCGCGGCCCGAAGGCTGCCGACACCCACCTCGTCTTGAACACCCACATCGATACCGTCTCGCCGCACGTACCGTTCGAGCGCGACGCGAACGGTCCAGAGGCCGGCGGCGGCGACGTGATTTGCGGACGCGGCTCCTGTGACGCGAAGGGGCCGCTCGCCGCGTTACTGGCCGCGTTTTTCGCCGTCGACCCCGCGGACGCGACCGGGCGCGTCACGCTCGCGATCACCCCCGACGAGGAGGTGCTCTCGACGGGCGCGTACGAACTGATCTCGAGGGGCGACTCGCCGACTCGAGACGCCGACGCGGTGATCGTCGGCGAGCCGACGAATCTCGACGTCTGTACCGCAGCGAAGGGACGGTTTCAGGGGACGATCCACCTCGCGGGTGCGAACGCCCACGCCGCCGAACCCGAGACCGGACGCAACGCGATTGCCGCCCTCGAGTCCGTTCTCGAGGGAATCCGAACGTTCGGCGGGCGCGAGGACGCGCCGCCGGCCCACCCGCAACTGGGCGAGGCGACTCTCACGCCGACCGTCGTCGCGGGCGGCGAGGCGACCAACCAAGTGCCGGCCGACTGCGCGCTGACGGTCGACCGCCGGAGCGTGCCGCCGGAGACCGCCGACGGGTTCCACGCCGCGCTGACGGATCACCTGCAGGCGGCCGTGCCCGACGGTATCGGGCTCGAGTTCCGGTTTACCGACCGGGAAACGCCGTTCCTCGAGGCCTGGGATACCGACCCCGACGCGGAAGTCGTCGACGTCCTTGCGAGCGCGTCCGGCGGCAACGTCCGCTCCTTCGCCGCCGCGACGGAGGCCTCCTATTTCGCCCCGGACGCGCCGACGGTCGTGTTCGGTCCCGGCGTGCTCGCGGATTCGGAAGGTGCGGTCGCACACGCACCGCGAGAGTACGTTACGGTGAGCGCGGTCCGCGAGGCGGCGGCGGCGCTCGAGGAGACGGTTCGGTCGATCGTCGAGTGA
- a CDS encoding PUA domain-containing protein, whose amino-acid sequence MSDAADGNGLAGVANLRIIGDYQFGAGAGAALFPPAESVTVKRTTSGRPQQVHADAGRIVSFGIDGRFTLGLEGGRRLHEALEHPAYRVVVDDESEPFVRDEKNVFAKFVLEAGPEIRPGDEVLVVHERGELIAVGTARLAADAIEDFDTGMAVNVREGAPAENGDS is encoded by the coding sequence ATGAGTGACGCAGCCGACGGGAACGGACTGGCGGGAGTGGCAAACCTTCGAATCATCGGGGACTACCAGTTCGGTGCCGGCGCGGGCGCGGCGCTGTTCCCGCCCGCCGAATCGGTGACAGTCAAACGGACGACCTCGGGACGTCCCCAGCAGGTCCACGCCGACGCCGGCCGCATCGTTTCCTTCGGCATCGACGGTCGGTTCACGCTCGGTCTCGAGGGCGGTCGACGACTTCACGAGGCGCTCGAGCACCCGGCCTACCGCGTCGTCGTCGACGACGAGAGCGAGCCGTTCGTCCGCGACGAGAAGAACGTCTTCGCGAAGTTCGTCCTCGAGGCGGGTCCCGAGATCCGGCCGGGCGACGAGGTGTTGGTGGTCCACGAGCGCGGCGAGTTGATCGCCGTCGGGACCGCGCGACTCGCGGCCGACGCGATCGAAGATTTCGATACCGGCATGGCGGTGAACGTGCGTGAGGGCGCACCCGCGGAGAACGGGGATAGCTGA
- the dapA gene encoding 4-hydroxy-tetrahydrodipicolinate synthase, which translates to MTPEIDFTGVFPAMCTPFDEDERIDFETLQRDAQRLETAGVDGIVPVGSTGESATLTHDEHIRVVEAVIEAVDDVPVIAGTGSNNTREALELSERAAAADADGLLLISPYYNKPEQRGLVDHYRTIADAVDLPQIVYNVPSRTGRNIEPDTAVELASHDNIAGYKAASGDLGQIGEIAERTSDEDFAVLSGDDALTLPTISVGGTGTISVAANIEPELTCAMVGAALDGDYARAQAIHHELGPLFRELFVETNPIPVKEAMEIRGYGPARMRTPLTRLADEYRDGLEAVLVDLESETADVVDGDAEATREGDR; encoded by the coding sequence ATGACACCAGAAATCGACTTCACCGGCGTCTTCCCGGCGATGTGTACGCCGTTCGACGAAGACGAACGCATCGACTTCGAAACCTTACAGCGCGACGCACAGCGACTCGAGACCGCGGGCGTCGACGGGATCGTTCCCGTCGGCTCCACGGGCGAATCCGCGACTCTGACCCACGACGAACACATTCGCGTCGTCGAGGCGGTCATCGAGGCCGTCGACGACGTGCCCGTCATCGCGGGCACCGGCTCGAACAACACCCGCGAAGCGCTCGAACTCTCCGAGCGCGCCGCCGCGGCCGACGCGGACGGCCTCCTCCTCATCTCGCCCTACTACAACAAGCCCGAACAGCGCGGGCTCGTCGACCACTACCGAACGATCGCCGACGCGGTCGACCTGCCACAGATCGTCTACAACGTGCCCTCGCGGACGGGCCGGAACATCGAGCCGGACACCGCCGTCGAACTCGCGAGCCACGACAACATCGCGGGCTACAAGGCCGCGAGCGGCGACCTCGGTCAGATCGGCGAGATCGCCGAACGAACGAGCGACGAGGACTTTGCAGTGCTCTCGGGCGACGACGCGCTCACACTTCCGACCATCTCGGTCGGCGGAACGGGAACGATCAGCGTCGCCGCGAACATCGAACCGGAGCTCACCTGCGCGATGGTCGGTGCCGCGCTCGACGGCGACTACGCGCGCGCACAGGCGATTCACCACGAGCTCGGCCCGCTCTTTCGCGAACTCTTCGTCGAGACCAACCCGATCCCGGTCAAGGAAGCGATGGAGATCCGGGGCTACGGCCCGGCACGCATGCGAACGCCGCTCACCCGACTCGCCGACGAGTATCGCGACGGTCTCGAGGCTGTCCTCGTCGACCTCGAGTCGGAGACGGCCGACGTCGTCGACGGCGACGCGGAAGCCACCCGAGAGGGCGATCGATGA
- a CDS encoding methyltransferase domain-containing protein: MLVRGDRTYLVEPGGEQGTDLGVLEVPEDVQPGETIETHLGDEFQVRRLRGPDLFHHFERTGAPMVPRDIGLVIGETGIARGDRVLDTGTGTGVLAASMARAGASVVSYERDPEFADVARENMKLGGVADAVDVRTGDLTEHVGDLEDSSFDVLTLDTGDAPSLVAHAPALLVEGGFVAVYSPFVESTREVVETARDVGLSNVRTRETIQREMQFDDRGSRPSTAPVGHTGYLTIARNV, translated from the coding sequence TTGCTCGTTCGCGGCGACCGCACGTACCTCGTCGAACCCGGCGGGGAACAGGGAACCGACCTCGGCGTGCTTGAGGTCCCCGAGGACGTTCAACCGGGCGAGACCATCGAGACCCATCTGGGCGACGAGTTTCAGGTGCGCAGGCTCCGCGGCCCGGACCTGTTCCACCACTTCGAGCGTACGGGGGCACCGATGGTCCCCCGCGATATCGGACTGGTGATCGGCGAGACGGGGATCGCGCGGGGCGACCGCGTGCTCGATACCGGAACCGGGACGGGCGTCCTCGCGGCGTCGATGGCCCGCGCCGGTGCGTCGGTGGTGTCCTACGAGCGCGATCCGGAGTTCGCCGACGTCGCGAGAGAGAACATGAAACTCGGCGGCGTCGCGGACGCCGTCGACGTCCGAACGGGCGACCTGACGGAACACGTCGGGGATCTCGAGGACTCCTCGTTCGACGTGTTGACGCTCGATACGGGCGACGCGCCGTCTCTCGTCGCCCACGCACCCGCGCTGCTGGTCGAGGGCGGCTTCGTCGCGGTCTACAGTCCCTTCGTCGAGTCGACCCGCGAGGTCGTCGAAACGGCTCGAGACGTCGGACTGTCGAACGTTCGGACGCGGGAGACGATCCAGCGGGAGATGCAGTTCGACGACCGCGGCTCGCGGCCGTCGACCGCGCCGGTCGGTCACACGGGCTATCTGACCATCGCTCGGAACGTGTGA
- a CDS encoding LabA-like NYN domain-containing protein → MTEIHPGQRVAVLVDAQNLYHTAQSIHSRNIDYSALLEKAVQDRELTRAIAYVIRADSPEEESFFEALVDIGFEPKIKDIKTFSDGTKKADWDVGMSLDAVTLANHIDTLVLCTGDGDFSRLCSHLRHEGVRVEVMAFESSTAEELIEASDSFLDLGERHETFLL, encoded by the coding sequence ATGACCGAAATCCACCCCGGGCAGCGCGTCGCCGTCCTCGTCGACGCCCAGAACCTCTACCATACCGCACAGAGTATCCATAGCCGCAACATCGACTACTCCGCGCTCCTCGAGAAGGCCGTCCAGGACCGCGAACTCACTCGGGCGATCGCGTACGTTATCCGCGCGGACTCGCCCGAGGAGGAGAGTTTCTTCGAGGCGCTCGTCGATATCGGCTTCGAGCCCAAGATCAAGGACATCAAGACGTTCTCCGACGGGACCAAGAAGGCGGACTGGGACGTCGGAATGAGTCTCGATGCGGTAACTCTCGCGAACCACATCGACACGCTCGTGCTCTGTACGGGCGACGGGGACTTCTCGAGGCTCTGTTCGCACCTGCGCCACGAAGGCGTCCGCGTCGAAGTGATGGCCTTCGAATCCTCGACGGCCGAGGAACTCATCGAAGCGTCCGACTCGTTCCTCGATCTCGGCGAGCGCCACGAGACGTTCCTGCTATAG
- a CDS encoding nascent polypeptide-associated complex protein, with translation MFGGGGGLNPRKMEQMMEQMGIDVEDIDAEEVIIRTGEYDLVFNDAEVTKMDARGQETYQVIGSPEQVESGAAGGSAGAGGDDAGSAIPDEDVDLVATRAGVSEDEARQALEDNDGDLAAAVGSLE, from the coding sequence ATGTTTGGAGGAGGCGGCGGACTGAACCCGCGCAAGATGGAACAGATGATGGAACAGATGGGTATCGACGTCGAGGATATCGACGCCGAGGAGGTCATCATCCGTACCGGCGAGTACGACCTCGTGTTCAACGACGCCGAGGTCACGAAGATGGACGCCCGCGGTCAGGAGACCTACCAGGTCATCGGCTCGCCGGAGCAAGTCGAGTCCGGCGCGGCCGGCGGCAGCGCTGGTGCCGGCGGCGACGACGCCGGGAGCGCGATTCCCGACGAGGACGTCGACCTCGTCGCGACCCGCGCCGGCGTCAGCGAGGACGAGGCCCGCCAGGCACTCGAGGACAACGACGGCGACCTCGCCGCAGCAGTCGGATCCCTCGAGTGA
- a CDS encoding 2,3,4,5-tetrahydropyridine-2,6-dicarboxylate N-succinyltransferase, with amino-acid sequence MSALESEISDLWGRYQNDDVSAETAGEGAYATLEAFLDALEDGEIRAAEKHGDEWEANEWVKQGILLNFGLRSIGQYTHGGVTYNDVLPLADSSEYGDRGSRNTPDGTVVRQGAHIGSDCILMSPAFVNIGARIGDGTLVDSCDTVGSCAQIGANVKLGANTLIGGVLEPVEGAPVIVEDDVSLGAGCRVTSGFVVGENSVVGENTLLTPRIPVYDLVEEEVLYGELPADRRAFTRFVESSISDHDLFEGGAYKPAVVATDLETETLEATEREEVLRE; translated from the coding sequence ATGAGCGCACTCGAGAGCGAGATTTCCGACCTGTGGGGCCGTTACCAGAACGACGACGTCAGCGCCGAGACCGCCGGTGAAGGGGCCTACGCGACGCTGGAGGCCTTCCTCGACGCGCTCGAGGACGGCGAGATCCGCGCCGCCGAAAAGCACGGCGACGAGTGGGAGGCCAACGAGTGGGTCAAGCAGGGCATTCTGCTCAACTTCGGCCTGCGTTCGATCGGCCAGTACACGCACGGCGGCGTCACGTACAACGACGTGCTCCCGCTGGCGGACTCGAGCGAGTACGGTGACCGCGGCAGCCGAAACACGCCGGACGGCACCGTCGTCCGCCAGGGCGCACACATCGGCTCGGACTGCATCTTGATGAGCCCCGCGTTCGTCAACATCGGCGCGCGCATCGGCGATGGCACACTGGTCGACTCCTGTGACACCGTCGGCTCCTGCGCCCAGATCGGCGCGAACGTCAAACTCGGCGCGAATACGCTCATCGGCGGCGTCCTCGAACCGGTCGAGGGCGCGCCGGTCATCGTCGAGGACGACGTTTCGCTCGGTGCCGGCTGTCGCGTCACGAGCGGCTTCGTCGTGGGCGAGAACAGCGTCGTGGGCGAGAACACGCTGCTGACGCCGCGAATTCCGGTCTACGACCTCGTCGAGGAGGAGGTGCTCTACGGCGAACTGCCCGCCGACCGGCGCGCGTTCACCCGCTTCGTCGAGTCCTCGATCAGCGACCACGACCTCTTCGAGGGGGGCGCGTACAAGCCCGCCGTCGTCGCCACCGACCTCGAGACGGAGACGCTCGAGGCGACGGAACGCGAGGAGGTGCTGCGGGAGTGA
- the dapB gene encoding 4-hydroxy-tetrahydrodipicolinate reductase, with protein MTVRIGVTGATGRMGREVIAAADDHADCEVVFAVNRDPDGETVETVEIEPADAFDSLVVDREPTAVIDFTGPESALEYADACVDAGVAFVTGTTGFDDDQLEALEGASETIPVLYAPNFARGVQALLNVVGEAVRNLPGYDVELVETHHNAKRDAPSGTANRLLEEIEDNGEFAGRTHGRDGEDPREEGEIGVHALRAGAITGEHEVVLAGNHEEVRLTHRAEDRGVFAAGAVDAATWIAGQKAGWYDFSDVISE; from the coding sequence ATGACGGTTCGGATCGGCGTCACCGGCGCGACGGGCCGAATGGGCCGGGAAGTGATCGCCGCCGCGGACGACCACGCCGACTGCGAAGTCGTCTTCGCGGTCAACCGCGATCCGGACGGCGAGACGGTCGAGACCGTCGAGATCGAACCCGCGGACGCGTTCGACTCGCTGGTCGTCGACCGCGAACCGACCGCCGTGATCGACTTTACCGGTCCGGAATCGGCGCTCGAGTACGCCGACGCCTGCGTCGACGCCGGCGTCGCCTTCGTTACGGGAACGACGGGCTTCGATGACGACCAACTCGAGGCGCTCGAGGGCGCGAGCGAGACGATCCCGGTCCTCTACGCGCCGAACTTCGCTCGCGGGGTTCAGGCCCTGCTGAACGTCGTCGGCGAGGCCGTCCGAAACCTGCCGGGGTACGACGTCGAACTCGTCGAGACCCACCACAACGCAAAGCGCGACGCGCCGAGTGGGACCGCGAACCGCCTGCTCGAGGAGATCGAGGACAACGGCGAGTTCGCCGGGCGCACGCACGGCCGCGACGGCGAGGACCCGCGCGAAGAGGGGGAGATCGGCGTCCACGCGCTTCGCGCGGGCGCTATCACGGGCGAACACGAGGTCGTCCTCGCGGGCAACCACGAGGAGGTCCGCCTCACGCACCGCGCCGAGGATCGCGGGGTCTTCGCCGCGGGCGCGGTCGACGCGGCAACGTGGATCGCTGGACAGAAGGCGGGTTGGTACGACTTCTCGGACGTGATCAGCGAATGA
- the dapF gene encoding diaminopimelate epimerase — protein MTVPFQKYHGTGNDFLIIHAAEYVSDRGELAERECDRETGVGADGILYLALEERFRPPRVVMTLVQPDGATAPMCGNGARCAAEWAMQRTDTDTVMIDTQSGTLRANRANGEITVEMGTPTFAPDEVPVTATEPLFEAEIEGLEVTLVNTGVPHAVAFVDDVDDVDLEAVAPPVRYADVFPRGTNVTVASPDGDGGFDQRTYERGVEGETDSCGTGAVAIAVIARRLGLTDADPVTVRPPGGELQVSFNDRGRATLTGPVEHEFDGEVSAKPTAEP, from the coding sequence ATGACCGTCCCATTCCAGAAATACCACGGCACCGGCAACGACTTTTTGATTATCCATGCGGCCGAATACGTCTCCGATCGGGGCGAACTGGCCGAACGCGAGTGCGACCGCGAGACCGGCGTCGGTGCCGACGGCATCCTCTATCTCGCGCTCGAGGAACGCTTTCGCCCGCCGCGCGTCGTGATGACGCTGGTCCAGCCCGACGGCGCGACGGCACCGATGTGTGGCAACGGCGCGCGCTGTGCCGCCGAGTGGGCGATGCAGCGGACGGACACCGACACCGTCATGATCGACACGCAATCGGGCACGCTGCGCGCGAATCGAGCGAACGGCGAGATCACCGTCGAGATGGGGACGCCGACGTTCGCCCCCGACGAAGTGCCCGTCACGGCCACCGAACCGCTGTTCGAGGCGGAGATCGAAGGGCTCGAGGTAACGCTGGTAAACACCGGCGTCCCTCACGCCGTCGCGTTCGTCGACGACGTCGACGACGTCGATCTCGAGGCGGTCGCCCCGCCGGTCCGCTACGCCGACGTGTTCCCCAGGGGGACGAACGTCACCGTCGCCAGCCCGGACGGGGACGGCGGATTTGACCAGCGAACCTACGAGCGCGGCGTCGAAGGGGAAACCGACTCCTGTGGGACCGGCGCGGTCGCCATCGCCGTCATCGCGCGCCGTCTCGGGCTCACGGACGCCGACCCGGTCACGGTTCGGCCGCCGGGTGGCGAACTGCAGGTGAGCTTCAACGACCGCGGACGCGCGACGCTTACCGGACCCGTCGAGCACGAGTTCGACGGCGAAGTGAGCGCCAAACCGACGGCCGAACCGTGA
- a CDS encoding M48 family metallopeptidase — translation MTDFGLKIRMVVVGAILFAFYVGAATVIALMFGVSPLVILPAGIIILPAIQYKLGKWMATRKAEEMPNEGQYRDVHQMTESLSRDMGVKKPKLMVMNMGVPNAFAVGRKGAGVVCVSTELMQLLERDELEGVIAHEIAHIKNRDVITMVVGQSIGMIVGYVAYFAVVMGGERNIGTYLLGMVASSLANMLVMIFVLAISRYREYVADEDARQYIGSGDPLARALEKISSGSQGRESAMDDSMNALCIFNSDKSLMARLFATHPPTEKRIEKLRS, via the coding sequence ATGACAGATTTCGGACTGAAAATACGGATGGTCGTCGTCGGGGCCATCCTGTTTGCCTTCTACGTCGGCGCGGCAACGGTTATCGCGCTGATGTTTGGCGTGAGCCCGCTGGTGATACTGCCCGCCGGTATCATCATCCTGCCCGCGATCCAGTACAAACTCGGGAAGTGGATGGCGACCAGAAAAGCCGAGGAGATGCCCAACGAGGGTCAGTATCGGGACGTCCATCAGATGACCGAGTCCCTCTCCCGCGACATGGGCGTCAAGAAGCCGAAGCTGATGGTGATGAACATGGGCGTTCCCAACGCCTTCGCCGTCGGCCGGAAAGGTGCCGGCGTCGTCTGTGTCTCGACGGAGCTCATGCAGTTGCTCGAGCGCGACGAACTCGAGGGCGTCATCGCCCACGAGATCGCCCACATCAAAAATCGCGACGTCATCACGATGGTCGTCGGCCAATCCATCGGGATGATCGTCGGCTACGTCGCCTACTTCGCGGTCGTGATGGGCGGCGAGCGCAACATCGGCACCTACCTCCTCGGCATGGTCGCCTCCTCGCTGGCGAACATGCTCGTGATGATCTTCGTCCTCGCCATCTCTCGGTACCGCGAGTACGTCGCCGACGAGGACGCCCGCCAGTACATCGGCAGCGGCGACCCGCTGGCGCGCGCCCTCGAGAAGATTTCCAGTGGCTCTCAGGGACGAGAGTCGGCGATGGACGACAGTATGAACGCGCTCTGCATCTTCAACTCGGACAAGAGCCTCATGGCGCGGCTGTTCGCGACCCACCCGCCGACGGAGAAGCGCATCGAGAAACTTCGAAGCTAA
- the lysA gene encoding diaminopimelate decarboxylase — protein MSDTGARERSGRANPAVRRLEDWNEDDLSALVADYGSPLYVLDLERVRENARRLGAAFPDAEILYAVKANALGDVLETLREEGIGLECASAGELERALAASDSGADVHYTAVNPPASDLDWGIDAWEEYPDLTVTVGAEDTIDRLADRGYDGRLCLRVNPGIGAGHHEKVQTGANAKFGVPTERALEVLEDAADRGFDVVGIHAHVGSGVSSDQLDDHREFVSRMGDLARDGNEALPTDLEFVDVGGGFGVPYRDDEEPLDLEAVADATRDALGDVDATLTVEPGRYVVADAGVLLTTVNTVKDARDTTAVGIDAGMTTLLRPAMYDASHPIRNLTADADAAAATSSSETPDSGRETIEQTITGPICESGDVFCTDRKLPASERGDVLAIGNAGAYGYEMANQYNSRPRPASVVVDGDEVRLARRRETVDDVTRLERDARRTSDDSSGDLAE, from the coding sequence GTGAGTGATACGGGCGCCCGCGAGCGCTCGGGGCGGGCGAACCCCGCAGTCCGCCGACTCGAGGACTGGAACGAGGACGACCTCTCGGCACTCGTCGCCGACTACGGCTCGCCGCTGTACGTCCTCGACCTCGAGCGGGTTCGGGAGAACGCACGTCGTCTCGGGGCCGCGTTTCCGGACGCCGAGATCCTCTACGCGGTGAAGGCGAACGCGCTCGGGGACGTCCTCGAGACGCTTCGCGAGGAGGGCATCGGCCTCGAGTGTGCCTCCGCCGGCGAACTCGAGCGGGCGCTCGCGGCCAGCGACTCGGGGGCCGACGTCCACTACACGGCCGTCAACCCGCCCGCCAGCGACCTGGACTGGGGTATCGACGCGTGGGAGGAGTACCCCGACCTGACGGTCACCGTCGGGGCCGAGGATACGATCGACCGCCTCGCCGACCGCGGCTACGACGGCCGGCTCTGCCTCCGGGTCAACCCCGGAATCGGTGCCGGTCACCACGAGAAGGTCCAGACCGGTGCCAACGCGAAGTTCGGCGTTCCGACCGAGCGCGCGCTCGAGGTGCTCGAAGATGCCGCCGACCGCGGCTTCGACGTGGTCGGTATCCACGCCCACGTCGGTTCGGGCGTCTCGAGCGACCAGCTCGACGACCACCGGGAGTTCGTGTCGCGGATGGGCGACCTCGCTCGGGACGGAAACGAGGCGCTTCCGACCGACCTCGAGTTCGTCGACGTCGGCGGCGGCTTCGGCGTTCCCTACCGCGACGACGAGGAGCCCCTGGATCTCGAGGCCGTCGCCGACGCGACCCGCGACGCGCTCGGCGACGTGGACGCGACGCTGACGGTCGAACCCGGGCGCTACGTCGTCGCGGACGCGGGGGTGCTCCTGACGACGGTGAACACGGTGAAAGACGCCCGCGACACGACGGCGGTCGGGATCGACGCCGGGATGACGACGCTGCTTCGGCCCGCGATGTACGACGCGTCCCATCCGATTCGGAATCTGACGGCCGACGCGGACGCGGCGGCGGCCACCTCGAGCAGCGAAACGCCCGACAGCGGCCGCGAGACGATCGAACAGACGATTACCGGCCCGATCTGCGAGAGCGGGGACGTTTTCTGTACCGACCGCAAACTCCCTGCCAGCGAACGCGGGGACGTCCTCGCGATCGGGAACGCCGGCGCGTACGGCTACGAGATGGCCAACCAGTACAACTCCCGGCCCCGGCCCGCGTCGGTCGTCGTCGACGGCGACGAGGTTCGACTCGCTCGCCGCCGCGAGACGGTCGACGACGTAACGCGCCTCGAGCGCGACGCGCGTCGCACTTCGGACGACTCGAGCGGTGACCTCGCGGAGTAG